The Penicillium digitatum chromosome 6, complete sequence genome has a window encoding:
- a CDS encoding Glucose/ribitol dehydrogenase gives MRILQLLPSGRIDNQVRGISKGILELYLQKPNHTVIAVNRDPSHPTSDALADLPKAEGTTLEIIKLYALSQTDPAAAVKALAAKGITHIDILVANAGIALSWPKVSEVKVKETQKHTDVNLYGFIHLYQAFRPVLKEAQAPKLVPIGSGSAFLMQVAPTLGLNERTYHS, from the exons ATGAGGATCTTACAGCTACTACCAAGCGGTCGCATTGATAATCAAGT CCGCGGTATCAGCAAAGGTATTTTAGAACTGTACCTGCAGAAGCCTAACCACACCGTGATTGCCGTAAACCGAGACCCAAGCCACCCGACTTCTGATGCCTTGGCCGATCTGCCAAAGGCTGAAGGCACTACTCTAGAGATCATCAAGCTCTATGCTCTCTCTCAGACTGACCCAGCTGCGGCAGTGAAGGCATTAGCTGCTAAGGGAATCACCCACATCGACATCCTGGTTGCTAACGCTGGGATCgctctttcttggccaaaGGTATCGGAGGTCAAAGTTAAAGAAACCCAGAAGCACACCGATGTCAATTTGTATGGCTTCATCCATCTCTACCAGGCGTTCCGACCCGTTTTAAAGGAGGCCCAGGCCCCCAAGTTGGTGCCGATTGGGTCTGGCTCCGCTTTCCTGATG CAGGTGGCACCTACTCTGGGCCTGAACGAGCGTACTTACCATTCCTAG
- a CDS encoding NADH:cytochrome b5 reductase (CBR) translates to MSRVLPFARKTAVAIAVIGVVGLCAARKASFRNEAFAESPKLCGDHVGPIFRPGGRMGFHTLRLESSQQLNENTKRLRFQLPDPASNAGLCLASFILTFHKPKDAWFPVIRPYTPINNFDEPGYVELLVKKYPNGRASAYLHSLQLGDTLNIRGPMQSYKWRTNEFDHINLIAGGAGITPMYQLIQGILNNPDDRSKIKLIFGVNTDKDLVLKKELDAFEQKFPGRLQVVYRVSDPVEGSPFTKGRVDKELLEKELLGPKDSKTTKIFLCGPPAMEAAIFGSKGWTSSQKGVLEELGYAADRIHKF, encoded by the exons ATGTCTAGAGTACTCCCCTTTGCTCGGAAGACAGCCGTCGCAATCGCTGTTATTGGTGTGGTTGGACTATGCGCTGCTCGAAAAGCCTCGTTCCGCAATGAAGCATTTGCAGAGTCCCCAAAGCTCTGTGGGGATCATGTTGGCCCTATATTTCGCCCTGGTGGGAGAATGGGGTTTCACACCCTGCGTTTGGAGAGTTCCCAACAATTAAATGAGAACACCAAGCGCCTGCGCTTTCAACTACCAGACCCAGCCTCGAACGCTGGCCTCTGCTTGGCCT CATTTATCCTCACGTTTCATAAGCCAAAGGACGCATGGTTCCCTGTAATTAGGCCCTACACCCCAATTAACAACTTTG ATGAGCCAGGGTACGTTGAGCTCCTGGTCAAAAAATACCCCAACGGCAGGGCAAGCGCATACTTGCACTCTCTGCAACTGGGTGACACGCTAAACATCCGTGGACCTATGCAGAGTTACAAATGGAGAACCAACGAGTTCGACCATATCAATCTCATTGCTGGAGGTGCTGGCATCACTCCCATGTATCAGCTGATCCAAGGAATATTGAACAACCCCGACGACAGAAGCAAGATCAAATTGATTTTCGGAGTCAACACGGACAAGGATCTGGTCTTGAAGAAAGAACTTGATGCATTTGAGCAGAAGTTTCCTGGTCGTCTCCAAGTCGTCTATAGAGTCTCAGACCCTGTTGAGGGTTCTCCGTTCACCAAGGGCAGGGTTGACAAGGAGTTATTGGAGAAGGAGTTGCTGGGTCCGAAAGATAGTAAGACTACTAAGATCTTCCTGTGTGGGCCTCCCGCTATGGAGGCAGCAATTTTCGGAAGTAAGGGGTGGACTTCCAGCCAGAAGGGAGTCCTGGAAGAACTCGGTTATGCTGCGGACCGGATTCACAAGTTCTAG
- a CDS encoding Hydrophobin, translating to MRLSMLSVFSLVGAGMVSAFPQEPNLSVKRSDASTCVGPLLCCGTLTTPLDPLVDPLLLALGIDAANIVGSVGLLCHGYEESSCDTTPQCCTEANLLGGTLALGCADFN from the exons ATGAGACTCTCCATGCTTTCCGTCTTCTCTCTTGTCGGCGCCGGCATGGTGTCCGCCTTTCCCCAGGAACCCAACCTCTCCGTTAAGCGCTCTGATGCTTCGACCTGTGTCGGCCCTCTCCTGTGCTGTGGTACTCTTACCACTCCTCTCGACCCCCTTGTTGACCCCCTCCTGTTGGCTCTTGGGATTGATGCCGCCAACATCGTTGGATCTGTTGGTCTTCTCT GCCACGGATACGAGGAATCCAGCTGTGACACAACGCCCCAGTGCTGTACCGAGGCCAACTTACTG GGTGGCACTCTTGCCCTCGGATGCGCGGATTTCAATTAG
- a CDS encoding Eukaryotic translation initiation factor 3 subunit EifCd, putative: protein MPSTSLADLVASLPSEDTWGPSTSADSMLSGVPYAPFSKGDKLGRMADWTAETKERQNQRPQYNRGFRDQQVYGAGSSNLFTVAAAEDESSFSVVDNTRVQKRGFGRGGGTVFRGRGGQRGAANQRGGRGGFQRAGPNVGRGQQSGYQFSDRGGGRGGRGGRRFGWRDYDKPQRIREASVNIRPDWKMLEEVDFTRLSKLNLDAPEGEDLETYGFLHYYDKSFDKPPVKNAERRIQALDRAAYNVTTSQDPVINELSEKNAATVFATSDILSMLMCATRSVYSWDIVIVHQGDKIYFDKRDGASFDMVSVNENAIDAPLEAAEAAGKLEQINTPNALAMEATIINHNFALQTLIESDKSKVPFAMPNPFYDETEETEPLASKGYKYRRFDISLERDEEPVSMVVRTEVDAVMKGGPTGTEDQHLIIKALNEFDPKAQGSGGALDWRSKLNSQRGAVLATEMKNNSAKLARWTTQAILAKADGMKLGFVSRVNPRSAAAHVVLGVAGYKPREFASQMNLNLGNGWGIVRTIVDRIRSLDSDEPAETVKKYVLIKDPNKSVLRLYSVPATTFEEEDEEIEEEKDDEKSDEADE, encoded by the exons ATGCCTTCCACTTCTCTCGCCGACCTGGTGGCCAGCCTCCCCTCGGAGGACACCTGGGGCCCCTCCACCTCTGCCGATAGCATGCTTTCGGGCGTGCCATACGCTCCTTTCTCCAAGGGCGACAAGCTTGGCCGCATGGCTGACTGGACTGCTGAGACCAAGGAGCGTCAAAACCAGCGTCCCCAGTACAACCGCGGCTTCAGAG ACCAGCAGGTGTATGGCGCCGGCTCCTCCAACCTCTTCACTGTCGCAGCCGCCGAGGACGAGTCCTCCTTCTCCGTCGTTGATAACACTCGCGTCCAGAAGCGCGGTTTCGGTCGTGGCGGTGGCACCGTTTTCCGCGGCCGTGGTGGTCAGCGCGGCGCTGCCAACCAGCGTGGTGGACGTGGTGGCTTCCAGCGTGCCGGTCCTAATGTTGGCCGCGGTCAGCAGAGCGGCTACCAATTCAGTGACCGTGGcggtggccgtggtggccgtggtggccgTCGTTTCGGCTGGAGAGATTATGACAAGCCCCAGCGTATTCGTGAGGCCTCTGTCAACATTCGTCCTGACTGGAAGATGCTCGAGGAGGTTGACTTCACCCGTCTGTCCAAGCTGAACCTCGATGCTCCCGAGGGCGAGGACCTCGAGACCTACGGTTTCCTCCACTACTACGACAAGTCCTTCGACAAACCCCCCGTGAAGAACGCCGAGCGTAGAATCCAGGCCCTCGACCGTGCTGCCTACAACGTTACCACATCCCAGGATCCCGTCATCAACGAGCTCTCCGAGAAGAACGCCGCTACCGTCTTCGCTACCTCCGATATCCTGTCCATGCTGATGTGCGCCACCCGCAGTGTCTACTCCTGGGATATCGTCATCGTCCACCAAGGCGACAAGATCTACTTCGACAAGCGTGACGGTGCCTCCTTCGACATGGTCAGCGTCAACGAGAACGCCATCGACGCGCCTCTCGAGGCCGCCGAGGCCGCCGGCAAGCTGGAGCAGATTAATACCCCCAACGCCCTCGCCATGGAGGCCACCATCATCAACCACAACTTTGCTCTGCAGACTCTCATTGAGTCCGACAAGTCCAAGGTTCCTTTCGCCATGCCCAACCCCTTCTACGACGAGACCGAGGAGACCGAGCCCCTCGCCTCCAAGGGTTACAAGTACCGCCGCTTCGACATCTCCCTCGAGCGCGACGAGGAGCCCGTCTCCATGGTCGTCCGTACAGAGGTCGACGCCGTCATGAAGGGCGGCCCCACCGGAACCGAGGACCAGCACCTCATCATCAAGGCCCTGAACGAGTTCGACCCCAAGGCCCAGGGCTCTGGCGGCGCCCTCGACTGGCGCAGCAAGCTCAACTCTCAGCGTGGTGCCGTCCTCGCTACCGAGATGAAGAACAACAGCGCCAAACTTGCCCGCTGGACTACCCAGGCTATCCTTGCCAAGGCTGACGGCATGAAGCTTGGCTTCGTCTCTCGTGTCAACCCCCGCTCTGCTGCTGCCCACGTCGTTCTCGGCGTTGCTGGCTACAAGCCCCGCGAGTTCGCTAGCCAGATGAACCTTAACCTCGGTAATGGTTGGGGTATTGTCCGTACTATTGTTGACCGTATCCGTTCTCTTGACTCCGACGAGCCCGCTGAGACGGTTAAGAAGTACGTTCTCATCAAGGACCCCAACAAGTCCGTCCTGCGTCTGTACAGCGTCCCCGCTACTACCttcgaggaggaggatgaggagattgaggaggagaaggatgaTGAAAAGTCCGATGAGGCTGATGAGTAG
- a CDS encoding bZIP transcription factor, bZIP-1, translating to MAVSGGVYPMDHAMGFSDEPQTTASKGFGAEIFKIFGGGSGSAANVNGPKKTTRDGQQPKRRGPKPDSKPALTRRQELNRQAQRTHRERKEQYMRALETEVSRLREAYTTEIAEANTTIQQHKEIIHSMREENEILRRILAANGIQHEADLERRRVEHPPIMPFLPALVSSSTVVGSSTASQSAPLTQSASNHNTTPTTTISSGMSPRANGMDHPVVSPAIGYASHQQVYHAGAGEHFMSMDHSSCQPIDTMQPIPVAQGGVFETYPQLQVDFILTLESPCREHTDYLCRRSVTEADDEDMPFSGHALMATCPPPSYISNTTHEQPYPHMAPDLPHANLTTLLNLSRQLVTEGQITPIMALQCLKNHKLYTELRRDDIKIVMDTLNTKCARHQGRSQFAEHSR from the exons ATGGCTGTCAGTGGTGGGGTCTATCCAATGGACCATGCGATGGGGTTTTCTG ATGAACCACAGACCACAGCGAGCAAAGGCTTCGGAGCCGAAATATTCAAGATCTTCGGAGGTGGTAGTGGTAGCGCAGCTAATGTAAATGGGCCGAAGAAGACCACGCGAG ACGGTCAACAGCCGAAGCGTCGCGGCCCTAAGCCGGATAGCAAGCCTGCACTCACCAGACGGCAGGAACTGAATCGCCAAGCCCAGAG AACACATCGCGAGCGAAAGGAACAATACATGAGAGCATTGGAGACCGAGGTATCTCGGTTACGGGAGGCCTATACCACAGAGATTGCGGAGGCCAACACGACAATTCAACAACACAAAGAGATAATCCATTCGATGCGAGAGGAGAACGAAATCCTGAGGAGAATCCTTGCAGCGAACGGAATCCAACACGAAGCGGATCTGGAGCGCCGCCGGGTGGAGCATCCCCCGATTATGCCCTTCCTACCGGCCCTAGTAAGCTCTAGTACTGTTGTTGGCAGCAGCACCGCGTCACAGAGTGCCCCTCTCACCCAGTCGGCCAGCAACCACAACACAACCCCTACAACTACGATCTCATCCGGCATGAGCCCCCGCGCTAATGGCATGGATCACCCCGTGGTCTCGCCTGCGATTGGATACGCTTCCCACCAGCAAGTGTACCACGCGGGTGCAGGCGAGCATTTTATGAGCATGGACCATTCGTCGTGCCAACCCATTGATACTATGCAGCCCATTCCAGTCGCACAGGGAGGTGTCTTCGAGACATACCCTCAGTTGCAGGTGGACTTTATCTTAAC ACTCGAGAGCCCCTGCCGCGAACACACGGACTACCTCTGCCGACGCTCGGTCACAGAAGCGGATGACGAAGACATGCCGTTTTCCGGACACGCCCTGATGGCAACATGCCCACCACCCAGCTACATCTCTAACACAACACACGAACAACCATACCCGCACATGGCGCCGGATCTCCCACACGCAAATCTGACCACACTCCTCAACCTCAGTCGACAGCTCGTGACAGAGGGACAAATCACGCCAATCATGGCGCTACAATGTCTTAAGAACCACAAGCTGTACACGGAATTGCGACGTGACGACATCAAGATCGTCATGGATACGCTCAACACTAAG TGTGCTCGGCACCAAGGTCGATCTCAGTTTGCCGAGCACAGTCGATGA
- a CDS encoding acetamidase yields MIQVPGSIPDSHEILVHIAAASTAQDDARYRAQVAAILDFQCVSRQPLIEESNSSAPTNADQMYPFSGAVHSSVLSMIQQASPILREAPRPAHATLSSDDRLLSEKNDPAPRKHIISNYPDSLESLISVIPDSQPGIADELVHAERSRAELSPPSQLAPLSKRRRTAPPEPNSARPVFIAGSPAMDQPAASQKATIENQDHVPTGFPQTPMEITSADPGKGPNGTITHPANASHRIPANTPNHINLSTLPLEIHPPRPPISTASFTTHITPTLSMLTERLKPARTYKPSTQTRSLDPLERGYWHVHLAIENPPTRDRDLADLLPNLDTNPKSGTTDPIQTPKSPPREDTRTWPSPLFYAFWSFLSDFVGKDGRAGWGVWCILEATPAPSKHSPDTHVSLKVYAWGEIAMHVYLLLFLASERRIRGMGVQWRDSREEVVIQMP; encoded by the coding sequence ATGATCCAGGTCCCCGGCTCGATCCCTGACTCGCACGAGATTCTAGTGCACATCGCCGCCGCGAGCACCGCACAGGATGACGCACGCTATAGGGCCCAAGTTGCCGCCATCCTGGACTTCCAGTGTGTCTCACGCCAGCCACTGATAGAGGAGAGCAACTCCTCAGCTCCCACCAATGCAGACCAGATGTATCCCTTCTCCGGCGCCGTGCATTCCTCGGTGCTTTCGATGATTCAACAGGCTTCGCCAATTTTGCGGGAGGCGCCCCGGCCCGCACACGCGACCTTATCCTCGGATGATCGCTTGCTGTCAGAGAAAAATGACCCGGCTCCACGCAAGCACATCATCTCAAATTATCCTGACTCCTTAGAGAGTCTCATCAGCGTCATCCCAGATTCCCAACCCGGGATCGCCGACGAACTAGTCCACGCCGAGCGATCTCGTGCAGAACTATCGCCACCATCGCAGCTCGCTCCACTTTCTAAAAGACGTCGCACAGCCCCGCCCGAGCCCAACTCGGCTCGACCGGTTTTTATTGCAGGTTCTCCTGCAATGGACCAGCCCGCTGCATCTCAGAAGGCCACCATCGAAAACCAGGACCATGTTCCGACTGGCTTCCCCCAAACCCCCATGGAAATAACCAGCGCAGATCCGGGAAAAGGTCCAAATGGCACCATCACTCACCCTGCCAATGCCTCACATCGTATCCCAGCCAATACCCCTAATCACATCAATCTATCCACCCTCCCGCTAGAAATCCACCCCCCAAGACCCCCTATCTCCACTGCGTCGTTCACTACCCACATAACTCCAACCCTGTCCATGCTCACTGAGCGTCTGAAGCCAGCACGAACCTACAAACCATCCACCCAGACCCGCTCCCTCGACCCCCTAGAACGAGGCTACTGGCATGTGCACCTCGCCATCGAAAATCCCCCAACCCGAGACCGAGATTTAGCCGATCTTCTTCCTAATTTAGACACAAATCCCAAGTCTGGAACCACTGATCCCATTCAGACCCCAAAGTCACCGCCAAGAGAGGACACACGGACCTGGCCCTCTCCGCTCTTCTACGCCTTCTGGTCCTTCCTCTCGGACTTCGTAGGCAAGGACGGACGTGCGGGATGGGGCGTCTGGTGCATTCTCGAGGCGACGCCGGCCCCGTCAAAGCACTCGCCTGACACGCACGTCTCTCTTAAAGTCTATGCATGGGGTGAGATCGCCATGCACGTCTACCTTCTACTATTCTTGGCGAGTGAGCGGCGGATTCGTGGGATGGGTGTTCAGTGGCGGGATTCGCGTGAGGAGGTTGTAATTCAGATGCCGTAG
- a CDS encoding Arsenite resistance protein Ars2, putative has product MDSYDGYGSPGRNRESDSFMGRAMGESYRRRSPASQDRRRARPRSRSPVIDRYEPSERRSHREDFYNNSREHAAREREDRRRAPSPTVANIDRYVPGQDGSGGGKRPIPTNPMPNPLTLDFQVGFNWFAEWWRLEESINEEKERARNGGRRVKGEREAREDREKERAQIQAAYDTYKVDLQIRLARLFVQQHRNEEWFKERYVPEVRDPLRTRLMAVRQGAYEQWERDIENNLFKDFTLEGIYKSDSDGAGGMVEKEEGETTATTETMGVLDLLPVRGGDLRDEALTQPALLIKTLAPNVSRSKIEEFCKEHLGEEDGGFKGLSLSDPNPSKKFHRMGWIMLHPSTNTSTVERGDGRDEEFENLDQDGSANGAVTTNPAEKALEAVNDKTIHDSVHGDFVCHVGVHVPPAQPRKKALWDLFSAPERIDRDLELAKRLTSKLDSEMHIIVDGFTKIEEYVDDLRGKGELQSPAMGPVSAKKQRNGYSDEGDEGEIEEGEEKETPEEEDVDDEELAVKKKKLDLVVEYLRRVYNFCFFCVFESDSVHELGRKCPGGHLRRPRSGLSSQAKEVARASALGQPFPAKKKEPSEEGEDLSSPVQEKRGQRHGSKSEQQLQRAFNWVKTFEDKLLQILEPENVDLSKLGGKPVDQAVEDELLKYMKQEDDSKYRCKAPECTKLFKAESFWRKHVEKRHGEWFEGIKNDLALVNAYVLDPARIAPSRSDANSNGHFPLGSGQGHTGTPRGFSLAGLPYAHNGSMPSFPLNGIPGMMGAHAGGWNGNTMGHDGGLHQPGPMRRGQNRNNRPSPYDRRRFNGNGRLSPPRGMPGMYGGRLPPSGVSIPAGHPAAGMAATNPFPDSSSGGPMAPREAVQGRSLKSYEDLDAVDASGSGELQY; this is encoded by the exons ATGGATTCCTACGATGGTTATGGGTCCCCCGGAAGGAACCGCGAGTCAGATTCTTTTATGGGACGAGCTATGGGGGAATCATACAGACGTCGGTCACCCG CCTCCCAAGATCGACGACGTGCACGCCCACGGTCCCGTTCGCCTGTGATTGACCGTTACGAGCCTTCGGAGCGTCGTTCTCACCGCGAGGACTTTTACAACAATTCTCGGGAGCATGCTGCCCGAGAGCGCGAGGACCGCCGACGCGCCCCGTCGCCAACAGTGGCAAACATCGACCGATATGTACCTGGGCAAGACGGCAGTGGTGGTGGCAAGCGCCCCATTCCGACCAACCCTATGCCCAACCCTCTTACCCTCGATTTCCAAGTCGGCTTCAATTGGTTCGCCGAGTGGTGGAGATTGGAGGAATCCATAAACGAGGAGAAAGAGCGCGCGAGGAACGGCGGTCGTCGTGTCAAGGGCGAACGCGAGGCGCGCGAAGATCGTGAAAAGGAACGCGCACAGATCCAGGCAGCTTATGATACGTACAAGGTTGATCTGCAAATTCGCCTGGCTAGGCTGTTCGTCCAGCAGCACCGGAACGAGGAATGGTTCAAAGAACGCTATGTTCCTGAAGTCAGAGATCCTCTTCGCACCCGTCTCATGGCGGTTCGACAAGGTGCATACGAACAGTGGGAGCGTGATATTGAAAACAACCTTTTCAAGGATTTTACACTTGAAGGCATTTACAAGAGCGATAGCGACGGTGCCGGTGGCATGGTTGAAAAGGAGGAAGGCGAGACTACCGCTACAACCGAGACCATGGgagtgcttgaccttcttccAGTCCGTGGTGGAGACCTTCGTGACGAAGCTCTTACACAGCCTGCACTCCTTATAAAAACCCTTGCACCAAACGTCAGTCGCAGCAAGATCGAGGAGTTCTGCAAGGAGCATCTTGGCGAGGAAGATGGAGGTTTCAAGGGGCTTAGCCTTAGTGACCCGAACCCTTCTAAGAAGTTCCATCGCATGGGATGGATCATGTTGCATCCTTCCACCAACACCAGTACAGTGGAGCGGGGGGATGGTCGCGATGAAGAATTCGAAAATTTGGACCAAGATGGAAGTGCCAACGGTGCTGTCACAACTAACCCGGCCGAGAAAGCTCTCGAGGCTGTTAATGACAAGACCATCCATGATTCCGTTCACGGCGACTTTGTTTGCCACGTGGGAGTCCATGTACCCCCTGCTCAGCCGCGCAAGAAGGCTCTCTGGGATCTCTTCTCCGCACCTGAGCGAATTGATCGTGATCTCGAGCTGGCCAAACGTTTGACTTCCAAGTTGGACTCCGAGATGCACATCATCGTGGATGGTTTTACCAAGATCGAAGAGTATGTTGACGACCTGCGCGGTAAAGGAGAGCTCCAATCTCCTGCTATGGGACCAGTCAGTGCGAAGAAGCAAAGAAACGGATATAGCGACGAAGGGGACGAAGGGGAGATTGAGGAAGGCGAGGAGAAGGAAACTccagaagaggaagatgtgGATGATGAGGAACTTGCAGttaagaagaagaagttggACCTggttgttgaatacctgCGCCGGGTCTACAacttctgcttcttctgtGTGTTCGAAAGTGACTCGGTCCATGAGCTTGGCCGCAAGTGCCCTGGCGGACACCTTCGCCGTCCACGTAGCGGACTTTCCAGCCAGGCCAAGGAAGTGGCCCGAGCCAGCGCTCTTGGCCAGCCGTTCCcggccaagaagaaggaaccTAGTGAGGAAGGGGAGGATCTTTCCTCGCCTGTCCAGGAAAAGCGCGGACAGCGCCATGGTTCCAAGTCTGAGCAGCAACTGCAGCGTGCCTTTAACTGGGTGAAGACCTTTGAAGACAAGTTGCTGCAGATCCTGGAGCCAGAGAACGTCGATCTCAGCAAGCTCGGCGGCAAGCCCGTTGACCAGGCGGTTGAAGATGAACTTCTGAAGTACATGAAGCAGGAGGACGACTCCAAGTACCGATGCAAAGCGCCTGAATGTACCAAGCTTTTCAAAGCCGAATCCTTCTGGCGTAAGCACGTCGAAAAGCGCCATGGAGAATGGTTTGAGGGAATCAAGAACGAT CTCGCATTAGTGAATGCATATGTCTTGGACCCAGCACGCATTGCCCCATCCCGCTCCGATGCCAACAGCAACGGTCACTTCCCCCTGGGCTCTGGACAAGGCCACACCGGCACTCCTCGTGGATTCAGCCTTGCCGGCCTACCCTACGCCCACAATGGAAGCATGCCTTCCTTCCCCCTAAATGGAATTCCCGGCATGATGGGTGCACACGCAGGCGGCTGGAATGGAAACACGATGGGACACGATGGCGGTCTGCACCAGCCCGGACCCATGCGCCGCGGCCAGAACCGCAACAACCGACCCAGTCCATACGATCGTCGCCGATTCAACGGCAACGGCCGACTGAGCCCTCCCCGCGGCATGCCTGGCATGTATGGTGGCCGTCTCCCGCCTTCTGGTGTCAGCATTCCAGCTGGTCACCCCGCAGCCGGCATGGCCGCCACTAACCCCTTCCCAGATTCTTCCAGCGGAGGTCCCATGGCGCCGCGCGAAGCCGTCCAGGGTCGCAGTCTGAAGAGCTACGAGGATCTGGATGCAGTCGACGCATCTGGCAGTGGCGAACTGCAGTACTAG
- a CDS encoding fungal-specific transcription factor, producing the protein MSGLFNSRWAPGTGGKQLYPASQNAPRPWPSKNSNSGGNSSIRPATITSQGGRLLPPAEELARFMKIVARLRWKLPFLAEGYRLATLEMSDVVSADDVAHAEIMFKIDFHEYYALLERAIVHLLAIFNISVTSSPRGPPGNGNGIGRPVGHHRYHANVLEALREQSTPLSPVLGGGTVYLQLQKAKELRNRWKTADLTTEEREKQGERKDIATLASFDFEGIISDIFGGLEESYIRAKEHVDKCIRPEEATGEGANAEADWGFMVDAMDWEAV; encoded by the coding sequence ATGTCAGGTCTATTCAACTCTCGCTGGGCTCCTGGAACTGGGGGGAAACAACTATACCCGGCGAGTCAAAATGCTCCTCGGCCTTGGCCCTCCAAAAACTCCAATTCTGGTGGTAACAGCAGCATCCGCCCGGCGACTATCACATCCCAAGGTGGCCGGTTGCTGCCGCCAGCCGAGGAATTGGCTCGATTCATGAAAATTGTCGCTAGACTGAGATGGAAACTCCCATTTTTAGCTGAAGGATACCGCCTTGCGACTCTGGAAATGAGCGATGTAGTATCGGCAGACGACGTCGCGCATGCCGAAATCATGTTCAAGATTGATTTTCACGAATATTATGCTTTGCTTGAACGTGCAATTGTCCACTTACTGGCGATTTTTAATATTTCGGTTACATCGTCGCCTCGGGGGCCGCCAGGTAATGGGAATGGTATCGGTCGGCCGGTTGGTCATCATCGATACCATGCCAATGTGCTAGAGGCATTGCGGGAGCAATCGACCCCACTTTCCCCAGTACTTGGTGGTGGCACTGTCTATTTGCAATTACAAAAGGCCAAGGAGCTGCGGAATAGGTGGAAAACAGCCGATCTGACTacggaagagagagaaaaacaaGGCGAAAGAAAGGACATTGCGACGCTTGCAAGCTTTGACTTTGAGGGTATCATATCTGATATCTTTGGTGGCCTAGAAGAATCATATATCCGAGCAAAGGAGCATGTTGATAAGTGCATTCGCCCAGAGGAAGCTACTGGAGAGGGGGCAAACGCCGAGGCAGACTGGGGGTTCATGGTCGATGCCATGGATTGGGAAGCTGTATGA
- a CDS encoding CCAAT-binding transcription factor subunit HAPB produces the protein MEYPPQYQQAHGQHPHGPSHIPGPYQTGPPNAGPPVGSMASPTNAQAPIQPHSAHQSSPIVPSQPHYQQAQNGPGAVHQQMNFPQGYGVPAPMAQSYGISPTQAAAMATAAASGQFYPLHQDSMAGQMPQGSRASPRMASMQMKQDRDPRSPPQMQNQMPPMGSQVQMPSNQQLSQRRMSHVGSPNVQTAQPVMSHVGRAPIAAPLPQAPVQQNQPSPDMVPGGNQEESPLYVNAKQFHRILKRRVARQKLEEQLRLTSKGRKPYLHESRHNHAMRRPRGPGGRFLTADEVAAMEKRQEETGQPVTFEDLSKPLPTDNGGGQKRKSSEAHADGSNSSKKTKANASADGSEGDSAEASDEDG, from the coding sequence ATGGAGTACCCTCCTCAATATCAACAAGCCCATGGACAACATCCACATGGTCCCTCTCACATCCCTGGTCCTTACCAAACCGGGCCACCAAATGCCGGTCCACCTGTTGGTTCGATGGCCTCGCCCACCAACGCCCAGGCACCCATCCAACCTCACTCCGCCCACCAATCCTCTCCCATCGTTCCATCGCAGCCTCATTATCAACAAGCACAGAATGGACCTGGAGCTGTTCACCAACAAATGAACTTTCCCCAAGGGTATGGCGTCCCTGCGCCCATGGCTCAGAGCTACGGCATCTCGCCGACGCAGGCTGCCGCGATGGCCACTGCAGCTGCGTCCGGGCAGTTCTACCCTCTTCACCAGGATTCCATGGCTGGCCAGATGCCTCAAGGCTCCCGAGCCTCACCACGAATGGCGAGCATGCAAATGAAGCAGGACCGTGACCCCCGATCGCCACCACAGATGCAAAACCAGATGCCTCCTATGGGATCGCAGGTTCAGATGCCTTCAAACCAGCAACTTTCTCAACGTCGCATGAGCCATGTCGGTAGCCCCAATGTCCAGACCGCACAGCCCGTCATGAGCCACGTCGGCAGGGCCCCCATTGCTGCTCCACTTCCCCAGGCTCCCGTACAACAGAACCAGCCCTCACCCGACATGGTACCTGGCGGCAACCAAGAAGAGTCGCCGCTGTACGTCAACGCCAAGCAATTCCACAGAATTCTGAAGCGCCGCGTCGCGCGACAAAAGCTGGAGGAGCAACTCCGTTTGACATCTAAGGGTCGCAAGCCTTATCTGCATGAGTCACGACACAACCACGCCATGCGAAGACCACGTGGACCCGGTGGACGTTTCCTGACTGCAGATGAAGTGGCAGCGATGGAGAAACGACAAGAGGAAACGGGGCAGCCTGTCACCTTCGAGGACCTTAGCAAACCGTTGCCAACCGATAATGGTGGCGGACAGAAGCGCAAATCAAGCGAAGCCCACGCCGATGGCTCTAACTCTTCCAAGAAAACGAAGGCGAACGCCAGCGCCGATGGAAGCGAGGGGGACTCCGCTGAGGCCTCGGATGAAGATGGCTAA